The genomic interval GTATATCTGTGAATGAGTGCTGCCCTTGGCTCCTACAGCTAGCATGCTCAAAGCCATTGAGATCCCAACCGGGGAGAAGAAAATGTTCTTGCCCTCGGCATCAGGATGGAACGCAAGTTTCTTGTAGAGAGAGAAGGCGAAGTCAGCATTGTGTGGAGAGAGCAGATGGCAGGCATCGGTGCCCCCCTC from Halobacteriovorax sp. DA5 carries:
- a CDS encoding serpin family protein, with the protein product MWGKIYCCTIAALLLATAWAAPHEGHDHGGHTADHHHHLHHGKDEPHPSHEGGTDACHLLSPHNADFAFSLYKKLAFHPDAEGKNIFFSPVGISMALSMLAVGAKGSTHSQIY